One Bemisia tabaci chromosome 7, PGI_BMITA_v3 DNA window includes the following coding sequences:
- the ush gene encoding zinc finger protein ush isoform X2 gives MFRRTWAESESEDSKTQGESLANEDASGAESGTSEPARKTVRKGKAYRCPHCSYSADKNVSLNRHMRMHSTSPAAQYSGETQVDPVLTSSHLVDRYCQDCDIRFSSLKTFRAHKLHYCSTRHVIKGKPPSAPSSPSDRVTPESPSIPDKAAIPPQPILALPTNPILIVPYSLFQSASVLSGAAAIGLPTQDTACLLLPDGTLQPMAQGILSQSNPSFPKPHRAPQSTEPQQVPNKSRLESSKVKQEAETSSSTTPLDLSLRRDSAESDVVVDMSEDEKENRQSEDNTTDHEDIVCAPSIPLMLSTSSTCSSPSPVPLSPASSTSQRKRPKLNNSNSPSPHSQPISPANSIKSSSRTPNGVIGSKSNEPVKRKSSADSLDSASNLSSLLLAASNAQKKDPSLQPELPFPPELIPHLSSKLNLMKQSKAVPPLLRAPSELLSSAILPLLTPEVALQLSIPPMAPMAAAPPDVVGPQVLVKQGVSKCQECNIIFCKYETYLAHKKHYCSARINPESEGDSKSSPPTSPANKVTPPPPLKESPGTPIPPPPLASLPGSKTPLYQFICAACGIKFTSFDNLTAHQTFYCPKRPSVEAETIKKCHKCKANIIGPLEQHQCSATGVGGWRCLVCPHVSATSGAAQRHLDSHTNIRAFLCSICRYKGNTLRGMRTHIRMHFDKRTSDIVEENYISCQIESPNPSPSSKEGPESTSKPSPEDSSSCNGNATDIIKVKKTEEEEFIDVDDITIKSEPMDDNSNQNAEMNAASPEDTNSLPETLNNNKKFGSNYCKSCDISFNYVNSFLVHKKYYCSSHQANEATNGNNNAKPHARPTSTQVT, from the exons ATGTTCCGACGAACAT GGGCGGAAAGTGAGAGTGAAGACTCGAAAACGCAAGGCGAGTCGCTCGCGAACGAGGATGCCAGCGGAGCGGAGAGCGGGACAAGCGAACCGGCCCGGAAAACCGTCCGGAAAGGAAAAGCGTACCGGTGTCCGCACTGCTCGTACAGCGCCGACAAGAACGTGAGCCTGAACCGGCACATGAGGATGCACTCCACGTCCCCGGCAGCCCAATACTCCGGCGAGACCCAGGTCGACCCGGTCCTCACCTCCTCTCACCTAGTCGACCGCTACTGTCAAGATTGTGATATCCGATTCTCCTCGCTGAAGACCTTCCGGGCCCACAAGCTCCACTACTGCAGCACGAGGCACGTCATCAAGGGCAAGCCCCCCTcggccccctcctccccctcggACAGGGTCACCCCCGAGTCGCCGAGCATCCCCGACAAGGCCGCAATCCCTCCGCAACCCATCCTGGCGTTACCGACCAACCCCATTCTCATCGTCCCCTACTCGCTCTTCCAAAGCGCGAGCGTTCTCTCTGGTGCTGCTGCTATCGGTCTGCCCACGCAGGACACGGCCTGTTTGCTCCTCCCCGATGGCACCCTCCAACCCATGGCTCAAGGAATATTATCTCAGTCAAATCCCTCTTTTCCTAAGCCACACCGGGCACCCCAGTCCACCGAGCCCCAGCAG GTTCCCAACAAGTCAAGATTAGAAAGTTCGAAAGTAAAGCAAGAAGCGGAAACCTCAAGCAGCACAACTCCCCTGGATTTAAGTCTAAGACGGGATTCTGCAGAGAGCGATGTGGTGGTGGACATGTCGGAGGACGAGAAAGAAAATCGGCAGAGTGAAGACAACACGACCGACCACGAAGACATAGTCTGCGCTCCTTCGATACCCCTCATGTTGTCAACTTCATCAACATGCTCGTCCCCTTCTCCTGTACCTCTCTCCCCAGCAAGCTCTACCAGTCAAAGGAAGCGACCCAAACTGAATAACAGTAATAGTCCTAGTCCGCACTCTCAACCAATCTCCCCTGCGAACAGCATAAAGTCCTCCTCCAGGACACCCAATGGAGTCATAGGCTCAAAGTCTAACGAACCAGTTAAACGAAAAAGCAGCGCAGATTCCCTTGACTCCGCCTCTAATCTATCAAGTTTGCTTTTGGCAGCATCTAATGCTCAAAAGAAAGATCCGTCGCTTCAACCGGAGCTACCATTCCCACCAGAGCTCATTCCTCACCTGTCATCCAAGCTAAATTTAATGAAACAGAGCAAAGCGGTCCCCCCTCTATTAAGAGCGCCATCTGAACTTTTAAGCTCTGCTATTCTTCCACTGCTAACGCCTGAGGTTGCTCTTCAACTCTCCATACCCCCGATGGCACCTATGGCTGCAGCCCCTCCTGATGTCGTCGGCCCTCAAGTATTAGTCAAACAAGGAGTATCCAAGTGTCAGGAGTGCAACatcattttttgtaaatatgagACATATCTCGCGCACAAGAAACATTACTGCTCCGCTCGGATCAACCCTGAATCCGAGGGCGATTCAAAATCAAGTCCTCCGACCTCGCCGGCGAATAAAGTTACGCCCCCTCCTCCCTTGAAAGAAAGCCCGGGAACTCCTATCCCCCCTCCGCCCCTCGCTAGTCTGCCTGGGTCCAAAACTCCTCTCTACCAATTCATCTGTGCGGCCTGCGGCATCAAGTTTACCTCCTTTGATAATTTGACAGCGCATCAAACGTTCTACTGTCCAAAGAGGCCATCCGTAGAAGCAGAAACTATCAAAAAATGTCATAAGTGTAAA GCAAACATTATTGGGCCCTTGGAACAACATCAATGCAGTGCAACTGGTGTTGGTGGCTGGCGGTGTTTGGTTTGTCCTCATGTAAGCGCTACATCCGGAGCAGCTCAGCGACATCTTGATTCTCACACCAACATTCGTGCCTTCCTGTGTTCAATATGTCGCTACAAAGGCAACACTTTACGTGGCATGCGAACGCACATCAGAATGCATTTTGACAAACGAACCTCAGATATTGTT GAGGAAAATTACATATCTTGCCAAATTGAGTCCCCGAACCCCTCTCCATCATCAAAAGAGGGCCCTGAATCTACAAGTAAACCCAGCCCTGAAGATTCTTCGAGCTGTAATGGCAACGCAACTGACATCATCAAAGTTAAGAAGACTGAGGAGGAAGAGTTCATTGATGTAGATGACATCACCATTAAATCTGAGCCGATGGATGATAATTCAAATCAGAATGCTGAGATGAATGCTGCCTCTCCGGAAGATACCAACTCCCTCCCTGAGACTTTaaataacaacaaaaaattTGGATCTAATTATTGTAAATCTTGTGATATATCCTTTAATTATGTGAATAGCTTTTTGGTGCACAAGAAGTATTATTGTTCGAGCCATCAAGCCAATGAGGCCACCAATGGTAACAACAATGCGAAACCTCATGCCCGGCCAACTAGTACTCAAGTGACGTAG
- the ush gene encoding zinc finger protein ush isoform X1 → MEVDQAEAEEQPPPPAAATPKSGGPTPTPTPTPPPTHIPTSAELEYIASLPPVLQTVIASGRFFCPPELAPARPTTPRASKHDAPSPAENRQGPVFMCSPCGIRYSSLSTLEAHQTYYCSHRRTANKGAESESEDSKTQGESLANEDASGAESGTSEPARKTVRKGKAYRCPHCSYSADKNVSLNRHMRMHSTSPAAQYSGETQVDPVLTSSHLVDRYCQDCDIRFSSLKTFRAHKLHYCSTRHVIKGKPPSAPSSPSDRVTPESPSIPDKAAIPPQPILALPTNPILIVPYSLFQSASVLSGAAAIGLPTQDTACLLLPDGTLQPMAQGILSQSNPSFPKPHRAPQSTEPQQVPNKSRLESSKVKQEAETSSSTTPLDLSLRRDSAESDVVVDMSEDEKENRQSEDNTTDHEDIVCAPSIPLMLSTSSTCSSPSPVPLSPASSTSQRKRPKLNNSNSPSPHSQPISPANSIKSSSRTPNGVIGSKSNEPVKRKSSADSLDSASNLSSLLLAASNAQKKDPSLQPELPFPPELIPHLSSKLNLMKQSKAVPPLLRAPSELLSSAILPLLTPEVALQLSIPPMAPMAAAPPDVVGPQVLVKQGVSKCQECNIIFCKYETYLAHKKHYCSARINPESEGDSKSSPPTSPANKVTPPPPLKESPGTPIPPPPLASLPGSKTPLYQFICAACGIKFTSFDNLTAHQTFYCPKRPSVEAETIKKCHKCKANIIGPLEQHQCSATGVGGWRCLVCPHVSATSGAAQRHLDSHTNIRAFLCSICRYKGNTLRGMRTHIRMHFDKRTSDIVEENYISCQIESPNPSPSSKEGPESTSKPSPEDSSSCNGNATDIIKVKKTEEEEFIDVDDITIKSEPMDDNSNQNAEMNAASPEDTNSLPETLNNNKKFGSNYCKSCDISFNYVNSFLVHKKYYCSSHQANEATNGNNNAKPHARPTSTQVT, encoded by the exons ATGGAGGTGGATCAGGCGGAGGCGGAGGAGCAGCCGcccccgcccgccgccgccaccCCCAAAAGCGGCGGACCCACCCCTACGCCCACACCTACGCCCCCGCCCACGCACATACCCACCAGCGCCGAGTTGGAATACATCGCATCTCTTCCGCCGGTTCTCCAGACCG ttATCGCCTCGGGTCGGTTTTTTTGTCCACCGGAGCTAGCCCCTGCGAGGCCTACCACGCCACGTGCCTCGAAACATGACGCCCCATCCCCGGCTGAAAATCGACAAG gTCCTGTTTTTATGTGTTCACCATGCGGTATTCGATATAGTTCTCTGAGCACTTTGGAGGCCCACCAAACATATTACTGCTCGCATCGGCGAACGGCAAATAAAG GGGCGGAAAGTGAGAGTGAAGACTCGAAAACGCAAGGCGAGTCGCTCGCGAACGAGGATGCCAGCGGAGCGGAGAGCGGGACAAGCGAACCGGCCCGGAAAACCGTCCGGAAAGGAAAAGCGTACCGGTGTCCGCACTGCTCGTACAGCGCCGACAAGAACGTGAGCCTGAACCGGCACATGAGGATGCACTCCACGTCCCCGGCAGCCCAATACTCCGGCGAGACCCAGGTCGACCCGGTCCTCACCTCCTCTCACCTAGTCGACCGCTACTGTCAAGATTGTGATATCCGATTCTCCTCGCTGAAGACCTTCCGGGCCCACAAGCTCCACTACTGCAGCACGAGGCACGTCATCAAGGGCAAGCCCCCCTcggccccctcctccccctcggACAGGGTCACCCCCGAGTCGCCGAGCATCCCCGACAAGGCCGCAATCCCTCCGCAACCCATCCTGGCGTTACCGACCAACCCCATTCTCATCGTCCCCTACTCGCTCTTCCAAAGCGCGAGCGTTCTCTCTGGTGCTGCTGCTATCGGTCTGCCCACGCAGGACACGGCCTGTTTGCTCCTCCCCGATGGCACCCTCCAACCCATGGCTCAAGGAATATTATCTCAGTCAAATCCCTCTTTTCCTAAGCCACACCGGGCACCCCAGTCCACCGAGCCCCAGCAG GTTCCCAACAAGTCAAGATTAGAAAGTTCGAAAGTAAAGCAAGAAGCGGAAACCTCAAGCAGCACAACTCCCCTGGATTTAAGTCTAAGACGGGATTCTGCAGAGAGCGATGTGGTGGTGGACATGTCGGAGGACGAGAAAGAAAATCGGCAGAGTGAAGACAACACGACCGACCACGAAGACATAGTCTGCGCTCCTTCGATACCCCTCATGTTGTCAACTTCATCAACATGCTCGTCCCCTTCTCCTGTACCTCTCTCCCCAGCAAGCTCTACCAGTCAAAGGAAGCGACCCAAACTGAATAACAGTAATAGTCCTAGTCCGCACTCTCAACCAATCTCCCCTGCGAACAGCATAAAGTCCTCCTCCAGGACACCCAATGGAGTCATAGGCTCAAAGTCTAACGAACCAGTTAAACGAAAAAGCAGCGCAGATTCCCTTGACTCCGCCTCTAATCTATCAAGTTTGCTTTTGGCAGCATCTAATGCTCAAAAGAAAGATCCGTCGCTTCAACCGGAGCTACCATTCCCACCAGAGCTCATTCCTCACCTGTCATCCAAGCTAAATTTAATGAAACAGAGCAAAGCGGTCCCCCCTCTATTAAGAGCGCCATCTGAACTTTTAAGCTCTGCTATTCTTCCACTGCTAACGCCTGAGGTTGCTCTTCAACTCTCCATACCCCCGATGGCACCTATGGCTGCAGCCCCTCCTGATGTCGTCGGCCCTCAAGTATTAGTCAAACAAGGAGTATCCAAGTGTCAGGAGTGCAACatcattttttgtaaatatgagACATATCTCGCGCACAAGAAACATTACTGCTCCGCTCGGATCAACCCTGAATCCGAGGGCGATTCAAAATCAAGTCCTCCGACCTCGCCGGCGAATAAAGTTACGCCCCCTCCTCCCTTGAAAGAAAGCCCGGGAACTCCTATCCCCCCTCCGCCCCTCGCTAGTCTGCCTGGGTCCAAAACTCCTCTCTACCAATTCATCTGTGCGGCCTGCGGCATCAAGTTTACCTCCTTTGATAATTTGACAGCGCATCAAACGTTCTACTGTCCAAAGAGGCCATCCGTAGAAGCAGAAACTATCAAAAAATGTCATAAGTGTAAA GCAAACATTATTGGGCCCTTGGAACAACATCAATGCAGTGCAACTGGTGTTGGTGGCTGGCGGTGTTTGGTTTGTCCTCATGTAAGCGCTACATCCGGAGCAGCTCAGCGACATCTTGATTCTCACACCAACATTCGTGCCTTCCTGTGTTCAATATGTCGCTACAAAGGCAACACTTTACGTGGCATGCGAACGCACATCAGAATGCATTTTGACAAACGAACCTCAGATATTGTT GAGGAAAATTACATATCTTGCCAAATTGAGTCCCCGAACCCCTCTCCATCATCAAAAGAGGGCCCTGAATCTACAAGTAAACCCAGCCCTGAAGATTCTTCGAGCTGTAATGGCAACGCAACTGACATCATCAAAGTTAAGAAGACTGAGGAGGAAGAGTTCATTGATGTAGATGACATCACCATTAAATCTGAGCCGATGGATGATAATTCAAATCAGAATGCTGAGATGAATGCTGCCTCTCCGGAAGATACCAACTCCCTCCCTGAGACTTTaaataacaacaaaaaattTGGATCTAATTATTGTAAATCTTGTGATATATCCTTTAATTATGTGAATAGCTTTTTGGTGCACAAGAAGTATTATTGTTCGAGCCATCAAGCCAATGAGGCCACCAATGGTAACAACAATGCGAAACCTCATGCCCGGCCAACTAGTACTCAAGTGACGTAG